In one Lolium rigidum isolate FL_2022 chromosome 3, APGP_CSIRO_Lrig_0.1, whole genome shotgun sequence genomic region, the following are encoded:
- the LOC124701010 gene encoding UDP-glycosyltransferase 76C2-like — MAGIDGGPRGRIVLFPLPFQGHLSPMLQLADVLHARGLAITIVHTTFNAPDPASHPEFTFVAVPDGMQDVVGAPKDGIGKILSMNAAMEASGCVRDALASILAAEPRPACLVIDTSLPAVQKAASQLGLPTIVLHTGSAAVVRLFRSYAMLHDKGYLPAQEHELNKPVKELPPIRVSDLFDPSKYPNQEMANKILDIATETTTNSSGIVINTFEALEIPELEALREELASSGVNVFAIGPLHKLSTIGDASSLLEQDRSCIEWLDTQAEGTVLYVSFGSVVPVHRDDFNEVAWGLANSGKPFLWVVRHGLIIGSQDTELPDGFEKAVESRGKVVRWAPQQEVLAHHAVGGFWTHNGWNSTLESICEGVPMLCRPFFGDQLANGRYVEDVWQIGTLLVGKLERGKIEQAIAGLMEREDGTTMRERAKELKMKVAMCLKNTGSTQLAADKLVDHMLSL; from the exons ATGGCTGGAATCGACGGAGGTCCCCGGGGACGCATCGTGCTGTTCCCGCTGCCGTTCCAGGGCCACCTTAGCCCGATGCTGCAGCTGGCCGACGTGCTCCACGCCCGAGGCCTCGCAATCACCATCGTCCACACCACCTTCAACGCCCCTGATCCGGCTAGTCACCCGGAGTTCACCTTCGTCGCCGTGCCCGATGGCATGCAGGACGTGGTGGGGGCCCCCAAGGACGGCATAGGCAAGATCCTCTCCATGAACGCCGCCATGGAGGCGTCTGGGTGCGTCCGCGACGCGCTCGCGTCGATTCTCGCGGCGGAGCCCCGGCCCGCGTGCCTTGTCATCGACACCAGCCTCCCCGCCGTGCAGAAGGCGGCGTCTCAGCTAGGCCTGCCGACCATCGTGCTGCATACCGGCAGCGCGGCAGTCGTCCGCTTGTTCAGGTCATACGCCATGCTCCACGACAAGGGATATTTGCCAGCCCAAG AGCATGAACTAAACAAGCCAGTGAAGGAGCTGCCACCAATACGAGTCTCGGACTTGTTCGATCCAAGCAAATACCCCAACCAAGAAATGGCGAACAAGATCTTGGACATCGCCACTGAAACTACAACAAACTCCTCTGGAATAGTAATCAACACATTCGAAGCTCTGGAGATTCCTGAGCTTGAGGCATTGCGGGAGGAGCTCGCTTCCAGTGGTGTCAATGTCTTCGCCATCGGTCCACTTCACAAACTCTCCACCATTGGCGATGCCAGCAGCCTGCTTGAACAGGACCGCAGCTGCATCGAGTGGCTGGACACGCAGGCAGAGGGCACGGTGTTGTATGTGAGCTTTGGGAGTGTGGTTCCAGTGCACCGAGATGACTTCAACGAGGTTGCTTGGGGCCTCGCAAATAGTGGCAAGCCTTTTCTTTGGGTCGTTCGCCATGGCCTCATCATTGGTTCCCAGGATACAGAGTTGCCAGATGGGTTTGAAAAGGCGGTAGAGAGCAGAGGCAAGGTGGTAAGGTGGGCACCTCAACAAGAGGTACTAGCACACCATGCGGTGGGTGGGTTCTGGACACACAATGGGTGGAACTCCACACTCGAGAGCATCTGTGAGGGGGTTCCCATGTTGTGTAGGCCTTTTTTTGGAGATCAACTAGCGAACGGGAGGTATGTAGAAGATGTGTGGCAGATAGGAACTTTGTTGGTGGGTAAGCTAGAACGGGGAAAGATTGAGCAGGCGATTGCGGGATTAATGGAACGGGAAGATGGCACCACGATGAGGGAACGGGCAAAGGAGCTAAAGATGAAAGTTGCGATGTGCTTGAAGAACACCGGGTCTACTCAGTTGGCAGCAGATAAGTTGGTAGACCACATGCTATCTCTATGA